From the genome of Bactrocera oleae isolate idBacOlea1 chromosome 2, idBacOlea1, whole genome shotgun sequence, one region includes:
- the LOC106616060 gene encoding clumping factor A isoform X2: MDLAHEVCQFCQKVEFKYTCPKCSALYCSKICFRKPGHKKCTSLFHNIFRQSSSYSQMEHNEVMMRYMILRKMLEVRNGSKKERTKSESSNESERSFWTGDVDSNDDCYDSNINNLNDGGDDIDELDDGNDDVDDDDDSNSDNFDDNDDGDDADGVDDEDDSNSDSDNSNDNDDGDDVDADDADDDDDDNDDDCNNDVDKCNDNDDDDDFKDDSTNDDNEDDDDDDDGDDDDNIDDDYDDYDGDDVDDIGDFDNLCYYIVSDDILELARQFCYSLRARILERRSKVLKARFDLYNIPY; this comes from the exons ATGGATCTAGCTCACGAAGTTTGTCAATT CTGTCAAAAGGTTGAATTCAAATATACCTGCCCGAAATGCAGTGCATTGTATTGTTCTAAGATCTGCTTTAGGAAGCCAGGACACAAGAAATGTACAAGTTTATTTCACAACATCTTTCGCCAATCTTCATCATATAGTCAAATGGAGCATAATGAAGTTATGATGAGATATAtgattttgagaaaaatgcTTGAAGTACGGAATGGAAGCAAAAAGGAAAGAACAAAAAGTGAGAGTAGTAACGAAAGTGAACGTAGTTTCTGGACTGGGGATGTTG ATTCTAATGATGATTGTTATGattctaatattaataatttaaatgatgGTGGTGATGACATTGATGAACTTGATGATGGTAATGATGATGTAGATGATGACGATGATTCAAATAGTGATAATTTTGATGATAATGATGATGGTGATGACGCTGATGGTGTTGATGATGAGGATGATTCAAATAGTGATAGTGATAATTCTAATGATAATGATGATGGTGATGACGTTGATGCTGATGatgctgatgatgatgatgatgataatgatgatgattGTAATAATGATGTAGATAAATGTAATGATAACGACGATGATGATGACTTTAAAGACGATTCGACTAATGATGATAAcgaggatgatgatgatgacgatgatggtgatgatgatgataataTTGATGACGATTACGATGATTATGATGGTGATGACGTTGATGATATTGgcgattttgataatttatgttattatattgTTAGCGATGATATACTCGAACTTGCAAGGCAATTTTGCTATTCGCTGAGAGCGCGGATATTAGAAAGACGATCGAAAGTATTAAAAGCAAGATTTGATTTATACAACATACCCTACTGA
- the LOC138855693 gene encoding zinc finger HIT domain-containing protein 2-like: MDSPQFRTVCQFCEKNAFKYTCPKCNALYCSISCYKTPEHLKCTEAFYKSCIQEELSTDDSNDMKKIYEILKSIHETDAGIEHDFNTGKTESDLDEDDVSDDDDNDANDNEEDLEDIATRLQNVDINDADEVWEHLSLSERAEFKKLIDNKKIMDLVPEHKPWWSLKKTKIIEINSTNNDTLVPEIEKNIPKFSSIFSKAPSPCLHYNLWNILASYAMMVRHFNGEHFINPIEAVAHLVNLSLTLKFGTNFESVENALRTVEIEALNTNDVSLEMSENFEPTYSISLCSLLKHDAETVMSSCYNKLAALSDIYRLIKKATNHLKISNSKKHSDFFKLFAVCNGSVVLERKKLLQLSKKVEFLLSYVNIDNEELLE; this comes from the exons ATGGATTCACCTCAATTTCGTACAGTTTGTCAATT CTGCGAAaagaatgcatttaaatatacttGTCCAAAATGCAATGCGTTGTATTGTTCTATCAGCTGCTATAAGACTCCAGAACACTTGAAATGTACAGAAGCATTTTATAAATCTTGTATACAGGAAGAATTATCAACAGATGATTCTAATGACAtgaagaaaatatatgaaatattgaaGAGTATACATGAGACAGACGCTGGAATAGAGCACGATTTTAATACAGGAAAAACAGAAAGTGATTTAGATGAGGATGATGTTtctgatgatgatgataacgATGCCAATGATAATGAGGAAGATCTTGAAGATATTGCGACACGTTTGCAAAATGTTGATATAAATGATGCGGACGAAGTCTGGGAACATTTGTCATTGAGTGAGCGTGCTGAATTCAAAAAGTTGATTGATAACAAGAAAATAATGGATTTAGTGCCAGAGCATAAACCGTGGTGGtctttaaagaaaacaaaaataatagagATAAATAGCACCAATAATGATACTCTTGTACctgaaattgagaaaaatataccaaaattttcaagtatttttagTAAAGCGCCATCACCGTGTTTGCATTATAATTTATGGAATATATTGGCCTCATATGCAATGATGGTACGTCACTTCAATGGCGAACATTTTATAAACCCAATTGAAGCTGTTGCACATTTGGTAAATTTAAGCTtaactttaaaatttggaaCAAATTTTGAGAGCGTCGAAAATGCTCTTAGAACTGTGGAAATTGAAGCGCTTAATACGAACGATGTTAGCCTAGAAATGTCAGAAAATTTCGAACCAACTTATTCGATATCATTATGCTCTTTACTAAAACATGATGCCGAAACCGTAATGTCGTCCTGCTATAACAAACTAGCAGCGCTTAGTGACATATATCGTTTAATAAAGAAGGCAACAAATCATTTGAAAATAAGTAATTCTAAAAAACACagtgattttttcaaattatttgccGTATGTAACGGAAGTGTTGTGCTGGaacgaaaaaaattgttgcagTTATCAAAAAAAGTTGAGTTTCTGTTATCTTACGTTAATATTGACAACGAAGAACTACTAGAGTAG
- the LOC106616015 gene encoding uncharacterized protein, whose protein sequence is MSKIKYKLLDNNAYKEQKIQSKHIIIFCMIIFILHLLYWQSFSDIDNINYVDKSAKDTDKKSQKSISPTITEATSAAITTFSSRSSAPTQELQKYFIYTSQCRVPFVDPFEKGVSELFNRRGFNYTNCTNDESFITINYQLNARQYFLHMNVEAIERAVKPLNATATDVGCCYRQIVRSGSGGQADNKFDLLPCSTFLQDFMVPLHIDYIITECSLSKEANTTIIQKDAFSFAQQKNNSVTSSNNKHTTSRKKPNVLLLGIDSFSRINLRRTMPNTFNYLQMNNWFELQGYNKIGDNTFPNLLALLTSYNLTTGKEKCRPTTVGGLNDPICNLIWNNFKNYSYKTAYAEDCNVMSTFNYVKCGFFQQPTDYYLRPMLLALTEKLDIVKNAGLEYCVGRKHHAEYIFDFMLQFANNFPADPLFGLFWTNSFSHNAFDTPATMDTKILEYLIRMKRDGILERSIVIFFSDHGMRWGSLLWLKSGFLEERLPTMFISIPSWYQNEYPDFMKNLQINQKRLTTPYDIYATMKHILEVAEPENEFPYLNGTIQGVSIFNEIPEDRTCTDAGIPEHWCTCVPYETVDINDELVSNLTSLIFNEINQYLVNKNIGDKCDNLTLKSLNSAELKMIDEPNQSTYRLTFEALPKEPSFQATAIYNRSSKVISINVEDISRLDSYKSTAGCINLKEAKKYCICKE, encoded by the exons AtgtcgaaaataaaatataaattactagATAATAATGCATACAAAGAGCAAAAAATTCAATCGAAAcatatcataatattttgtatgatCATTTTTATACTACACTTGCTTTATTGGCAATCCTTTAGCGACATAGACAACATTAATTATGTGGATAAGAGTGCAAAAGATACTgataaaaaatcacaaaaat CAATCTCACCAACAATAACTGAAGCAACatcagcagcaataacaacattttcatcAAGATCCTCAGCACCAACACAAGagctgcaaaaatattttatttacacttcTCAATGTCGTGTGCCATTTGTGGATCCTTTCGAGAAGGGTGTGTCAGAACTCTTCAATCGGCGAGGTTTTAACTACACCAATTGTACAAACGACGAATCATTCATAACAATCAACTATCAGCTAAATGCACGACAATACTTTCTACACATGAATGTGGAGGCCATTGAACGAGCAGTTAAACCCTTAAATGCCACCGCTACGGATGTCGGCTGTTGTTATCGGCAAATTGTGCGAAGTGGCAGTGGTGGACAGGCTGATAATAAATTCGA tttacTGCCATGCTCTACATTTCTTCAGGATTTTATGGTACCACTACACATAGATTATATAATTACCGAATGTTCATTGAGCAAGGAAGCAAATACTACTATCATTCAAAAAGATGCTTTCTCATTCgctcaacaaaaaaataacagtgTCACTAGTTCGAATAATAAGCACACAACCTCACGAAAGAAGCCGAATGTATTGTTGTTGGGCATAGATAGTTTTTCTCGTATAAACTTACGACGTACCATGCCGAATACCTTTAATTATTTGCAAATGAACAATTGGTTCGAGTTGCAAGGTTATAACAAA ATAGGCGATAATACTTTTCCTAATTTGTTGGCTTTGTTAACATCGTACAATTTAACCACAGGAAAAGAAAAATGTCGTCCAACAACTGTGGGCGGTTTAAATGACCCGATTTGTAATCTAATttggaataattttaaaaattacagttaTAAAACAGCATATGCAGAAGATTGTAATGTCATGAGTACATTTAATTATGTGAAGTGTGGTTTTTTTCAACAGCCGACAGATTATTACCTCAGGCCCATGTTGTTGGCCCTTACCGAAAAATTAGATATTGTGAAAAATGCCGGTCTGGAATATTGCGTTGGTCGCAAACATCATGCTGAatacatatttgattttatgcTACAATTTGCGAATAATTTTCCTGCTGATCCACTTTTTGGACTATTCTGGACAAACTCATTTAGTCATAATGCCTTTGATACCCCAGCAACAATGGACACGAAAATTTTAGAATATCTAATAAGAATGAAGAGAGACGGCATTCTCGAACGTTccattgtgatatttttttcaGACCATGGGATGCGTTGGGGTTCATTACTATGGTTAAAATCTGGTTTTTTAGAAGAAAGATTACCCACAATGTTTATATCGATACCGTCGTGGTATCAAAACGAATATCCGGATTTTATGAAAAACTTACAAATAAATCAAAAGCGTTTAACAACGCCATATGACATTTATGCGACCATGAAACATATACTTGAAGTGGCTGAACCGGAAAATGAATTTCCTTACCTCAATGGAACCATACAGGGTGTTagcatttttaatgaaataccaGAGGATCGCACCTGTACTGATGCTGGCATTCCCGAGCATTGGTGTACATGTGTACCATATGAAACAGTAGATATAAATGATGAGCTCGTAAGTAATTTAACCAGCCTGATATTTAACGAAATCAATCAATATTTGGTTAACAAAAATATTGGCGATAAATGCGATAATTTGACTTTGAAGTCTTTAAATTCAGCTGAATTAAAAATGATTGATGAACCAAATCAGTCAACGTACCGGCTCACCTTCGAAGCACTGCCAAAAGAGCCGTCATTTCAAGCGACAGCAATTTACAATAGAAGTTCGAAAGTAATTTCAATTAATGTTGAAGATATATCTCGATTGGATTCATATAAAAGCACCGCAGGCTGTATTAATTTAAAAGAGGCTAAGAAATATTGCATTTGTAAAGaatga
- the LOC106616030 gene encoding uncharacterized protein, whose amino-acid sequence MLKSIYLPINRNTSRRPNIKAVIWNPMQIIVIGLIILVIRILYTLDARHFYGTTTDIAPIDYFVLTSECRIPYVDPFSAEVLDIFDPKKFTYFNCTNDVALIQQIYLNETKQYKLHMNMSAMAEVSKANAVNSGDMHCCYREIKRSGIYELATSGYDLSSCHRFQQNFLVPRHIDYIITECYIGNETKVIIQKDAFTFIQYRNLTDSFNAKRFSKLGIKRPSVLLLGIDSLSRINLRRTMPKTFMHLQRNDWVELKGFNKIGDNTFPNLMAALTSYNQTIAEKKCQYNTLGGYNQRMCNLIWNNFRDYGYRTAYAEDVPLISTFNFGRSGFAEQPTDYYLRPFTICIENNMRVENIDDLPNCIGRKHYAEYIIDYALQFSITYFDEPIFGLFWMNSFSHNSFDMPAAMDMKILEYLERMKDEKILQRTIVFLFADHGMRFGPLLKLKSGFLEERLPMMFISLPQWYRNEHPEFVKALQVNKNRLTSPFDIYATLKDIMELTNPVKEFPYLNDTTQGISIFREIPENRTCLNAGIGDHWCTCLLYEIVSINDKEVKSVAHLLIDEMNKYLVGKKIETKCAVLELNNIYQALRKTGINVNKSNNELTYRLWYFVRPRFKDFQATVLFNKTANKIEINVEDISRLDSYEQTASCIDMKEAKKYCICRK is encoded by the exons atgttGAAATCGATATATTTGCCAATTAATAGGAACACATCACGAAGGCCGAACATTAAGGCTGTAATCTGGAACCCAATGCAGATCATAGTGATTGGTTTGATAATTCTGGTAATACGTATACTCTATACGCTCGATGCTCGCCACTTTTATGGCACTACGACCGACATAGCACCGATAGATTATTTCGTACTCACATCTGAGTGCCGGATACCTTACGTGGATCCATTTTCTGCTGAAGTACTTGACATTTTTGATCCTAAAAAGTTTACATATTTCAATTGTACAAATGATGTAGCACTCATCCAGCAAATTTATCTAAACGAGACTAAACAATATAAGCTACATATGAATATGTCGGCAATGGCGGAAGTTTCGAAAGCAAACGCTGTCAATAGTGGAGATATGCACTGCTGTTATAGGGAAATAAAGCGGTCAGGAATATATGAGTTGGCCACCTCTGGTTATGA CCTTTCATCTTGCCatcgatttcaacaaaattttttggtgCCCCGCCATATCGACTACATAATAACCGAGTGCTATATCGGTAACGAAACGAAAGTGATAATTCAAAAAGACGCGTTTACATTTATACAATATCGTAATTTAACTGATTCATTTAATGCCAAAAGATTTTCGAAACTTGGAATAAAAAGGCCAAGCGTACTTTTGTTGGGTATTGATAGCCTCTCCCGAATAAACCTGCGCCGTACTATGCCCAAAACCTTTATGCATTTGCAGAGAAATGACTGGGTTGAGCTGAAGGGTTTTAATAAG ATCGGCGATAATACGTTTCCAAATTTAATGGCAGCTTTAACCTCATACAATCAAACCATAGCCGAGAAGAAGTGTCAATACAACACCCTCGGTGGCTACAATCAACGAATGTGCAATCTAATTTGGAATAATTTCAGAGATTACGGCTATCGAACCGCATACGCCGAAGATGTACCATTAATTAGTACGTTTAATTTCGGAAGAAGTGGATTTGCGGAACAACCAACCGACTATTATCTACGAccttttacaatttgtatcgaAAATAATATGCGCGTTGAGAACATAGACGATCTACCAAACTGCATTGGCCGCAAACATTATGCCGAGTACATAATCGACTATGCCCTACAGTTTTCGATTACTTATTTCGATGAACCCATTTTCGGACTATTCTGGATGAATTCGTTTAGTCATAATTCCTTTGATATGCCAGCAGCAATGGATATGAAAATTTTGGAATATCTTGAGAGAATGAAAGATGAAAAAATTCTACAACGTACTATTGTATTCCTTTTTGCTGACCACGGCATGCGTTTTGGTccattattgaaattaaaatctgGTTTCTTAGAAGAGCGTTTACCAATGATGTTTATATCATTACCACAGTGGTATCGCAATGAGCATCCTGAATTTGTGAAAGCCTTGCAGGTGAATAAGAATCGACTTACATCACCATTTGATATATATGCAACACTGAAAGATATAATGGAATTGACAAACCCCGTAAAAGAGTTCCCCTATCTAAACGATACTACCCAAGGCATCAGCATATTTCGTGAAATTCCTGAGAATCGTACTTGTCTAAATGCAGGCATTGGCGATCACTGGTGTACTTGTTTGTTATATGAAATTGTATCAATTAACGATAAAGAGGTTAAAAGTGTTGCTCACTTACTAATTGATGAGATGAATAAATATCTCGTtggtaaaaaaattgaaaccaaATGTGCTGTTCTGGAGTTAAACAATATTTATCAAGCCTTACGAAAAACAGGCATAAATgtcaataaaagtaataatgaaCTAACGTACAGATTGTGGTACTTTGTACGTCCAAGATTCAAGGATTTCCAAGCAACAGTTCTTTTTAATAAGACTGcaaataaaatcgaaattaatgtCGAGGATATATCACGTCTAGATTCCTATGAGCAGACAGCATCGTGTATTGATATGAAGGAagcaaaaaaatactgcatttgTCGAAAATAA
- the LOC106616060 gene encoding clumping factor A isoform X1 — protein sequence MDLAHEVCQFCQKVEFKYTCPKCSALYCSKICFRKPGHKKCTSLFHNIFRQSSSYSQMEHNEVMMRYMILRKMLEVRNGSKKERTKSESSNESERSFWTGDVGNIGDDGFYSHIGDDSFDICEDSNDDCYDSNINNLNDGGDDIDELDDGNDDVDDDDDSNSDNFDDNDDGDDADGVDDEDDSNSDSDNSNDNDDGDDVDADDADDDDDDNDDDCNNDVDKCNDNDDDDDFKDDSTNDDNEDDDDDDDGDDDDNIDDDYDDYDGDDVDDIGDFDNLCYYIVSDDILELARQFCYSLRARILERRSKVLKARFDLYNIPY from the exons ATGGATCTAGCTCACGAAGTTTGTCAATT CTGTCAAAAGGTTGAATTCAAATATACCTGCCCGAAATGCAGTGCATTGTATTGTTCTAAGATCTGCTTTAGGAAGCCAGGACACAAGAAATGTACAAGTTTATTTCACAACATCTTTCGCCAATCTTCATCATATAGTCAAATGGAGCATAATGAAGTTATGATGAGATATAtgattttgagaaaaatgcTTGAAGTACGGAATGGAAGCAAAAAGGAAAGAACAAAAAGTGAGAGTAGTAACGAAAGTGAACGTAGTTTCTGGACTGGGGATGTTGGTAATATTGGAGATGATGGTTTCTATTCTCATATTGGTGATGATTCTTTTGATATTTGTGAAGATTCTAATGATGATTGTTATGattctaatattaataatttaaatgatgGTGGTGATGACATTGATGAACTTGATGATGGTAATGATGATGTAGATGATGACGATGATTCAAATAGTGATAATTTTGATGATAATGATGATGGTGATGACGCTGATGGTGTTGATGATGAGGATGATTCAAATAGTGATAGTGATAATTCTAATGATAATGATGATGGTGATGACGTTGATGCTGATGatgctgatgatgatgatgatgataatgatgatgattGTAATAATGATGTAGATAAATGTAATGATAACGACGATGATGATGACTTTAAAGACGATTCGACTAATGATGATAAcgaggatgatgatgatgacgatgatggtgatgatgatgataataTTGATGACGATTACGATGATTATGATGGTGATGACGTTGATGATATTGgcgattttgataatttatgttattatattgTTAGCGATGATATACTCGAACTTGCAAGGCAATTTTGCTATTCGCTGAGAGCGCGGATATTAGAAAGACGATCGAAAGTATTAAAAGCAAGATTTGATTTATACAACATACCCTACTGA
- the LOC106616060 gene encoding clumping factor A isoform X3, whose amino-acid sequence MDLAHEVCQFCQKVEFKYTCPKCSALYCSKICFRKPGHKKCTSLFHNIFRQSSSYSQMEHNEVMMRYMILRKMLEVRNGSKKERTKSESSNESERSFWTGDVGNIGDDGFYSHIDDDDDSNSDNFDDNDDGDDADGVDDEDDSNSDSDNSNDNDDGDDVDADDADDDDDDNDDDCNNDVDKCNDNDDDDDFKDDSTNDDNEDDDDDDDGDDDDNIDDDYDDYDGDDVDDIGDFDNLCYYIVSDDILELARQFCYSLRARILERRSKVLKARFDLYNIPY is encoded by the exons ATGGATCTAGCTCACGAAGTTTGTCAATT CTGTCAAAAGGTTGAATTCAAATATACCTGCCCGAAATGCAGTGCATTGTATTGTTCTAAGATCTGCTTTAGGAAGCCAGGACACAAGAAATGTACAAGTTTATTTCACAACATCTTTCGCCAATCTTCATCATATAGTCAAATGGAGCATAATGAAGTTATGATGAGATATAtgattttgagaaaaatgcTTGAAGTACGGAATGGAAGCAAAAAGGAAAGAACAAAAAGTGAGAGTAGTAACGAAAGTGAACGTAGTTTCTGGACTGGGGATGTTGGTAATATTGGAGATGATGGTTTCTATTCTCATATTG ATGATGACGATGATTCAAATAGTGATAATTTTGATGATAATGATGATGGTGATGACGCTGATGGTGTTGATGATGAGGATGATTCAAATAGTGATAGTGATAATTCTAATGATAATGATGATGGTGATGACGTTGATGCTGATGatgctgatgatgatgatgatgataatgatgatgattGTAATAATGATGTAGATAAATGTAATGATAACGACGATGATGATGACTTTAAAGACGATTCGACTAATGATGATAAcgaggatgatgatgatgacgatgatggtgatgatgatgataataTTGATGACGATTACGATGATTATGATGGTGATGACGTTGATGATATTGgcgattttgataatttatgttattatattgTTAGCGATGATATACTCGAACTTGCAAGGCAATTTTGCTATTCGCTGAGAGCGCGGATATTAGAAAGACGATCGAAAGTATTAAAAGCAAGATTTGATTTATACAACATACCCTACTGA
- the LOC106616060 gene encoding clumping factor A isoform X4 — MDLAHEVCQFCQKVEFKYTCPKCSALYCSKICFRKPGHKKCTSLFHNIFRQSSSYSQMEHNEVMMRYMILRKMLEVRNGSKKERTKSESSNESERSFWTGDVDDDDDSNSDNFDDNDDGDDADGVDDEDDSNSDSDNSNDNDDGDDVDADDADDDDDDNDDDCNNDVDKCNDNDDDDDFKDDSTNDDNEDDDDDDDGDDDDNIDDDYDDYDGDDVDDIGDFDNLCYYIVSDDILELARQFCYSLRARILERRSKVLKARFDLYNIPY, encoded by the exons ATGGATCTAGCTCACGAAGTTTGTCAATT CTGTCAAAAGGTTGAATTCAAATATACCTGCCCGAAATGCAGTGCATTGTATTGTTCTAAGATCTGCTTTAGGAAGCCAGGACACAAGAAATGTACAAGTTTATTTCACAACATCTTTCGCCAATCTTCATCATATAGTCAAATGGAGCATAATGAAGTTATGATGAGATATAtgattttgagaaaaatgcTTGAAGTACGGAATGGAAGCAAAAAGGAAAGAACAAAAAGTGAGAGTAGTAACGAAAGTGAACGTAGTTTCTGGACTGGGGATGTTG ATGATGACGATGATTCAAATAGTGATAATTTTGATGATAATGATGATGGTGATGACGCTGATGGTGTTGATGATGAGGATGATTCAAATAGTGATAGTGATAATTCTAATGATAATGATGATGGTGATGACGTTGATGCTGATGatgctgatgatgatgatgatgataatgatgatgattGTAATAATGATGTAGATAAATGTAATGATAACGACGATGATGATGACTTTAAAGACGATTCGACTAATGATGATAAcgaggatgatgatgatgacgatgatggtgatgatgatgataataTTGATGACGATTACGATGATTATGATGGTGATGACGTTGATGATATTGgcgattttgataatttatgttattatattgTTAGCGATGATATACTCGAACTTGCAAGGCAATTTTGCTATTCGCTGAGAGCGCGGATATTAGAAAGACGATCGAAAGTATTAAAAGCAAGATTTGATTTATACAACATACCCTACTGA